A stretch of Brassica rapa cultivar Chiifu-401-42 chromosome A08, CAAS_Brap_v3.01, whole genome shotgun sequence DNA encodes these proteins:
- the LOC103834330 gene encoding probable NAD(P)H dehydrogenase (quinone) FQR1-like 1, whose translation MAGNKAKKNQNFSQILEKIEAEGHFFQWQQKFISGMYYSMYKHVEKLAQEIRKGAAPGDGVNAKLWQVPETLQEDVLSKMSSPLKSDAHLITPNDLAEADEFVFCFSKRFGMMAAQFKAFLDETGGLWRTQQLAGKPARIFYSTESQGGGQETMV comes from the exons ATGGCTGGGAACAAAGccaagaaaaatcaaaacttttcacagattcttgagaagattgaagcaGAAGGACACTTCTTTCAGTGGCAACAAAAGTTTATATCGGGCAt GTACTACTCAATGTACAAACATGTGGAGAAACTAGCACAAGAGATTAGGAAAGGTGCTGCTCCTGGTGATGGTGTCAATGCCAAACTTTGGCAG GTACCAGAGACGCTCCAAGAAGATGTGCTCTCTAAAATGAGTTCACCTCTAAAGAGTGATGCTCATCTTATCACCCCCAACGACCTAGCCGAGGCTGATGAGTTTGTATTTTGCTTCTCAAAAAGGTTCGGTATGATGGCTGCTCAGTTCAAGGCATTCTTAGATGAAACTGGTGGCCTCTGGAGGACTCAACAACTTGCTGGTAAGCCAGCCAGAATCTTCTACAGCACCGAGTCTCAAGGTGGTGGTCAAGAAACCATGGTGTAA
- the LOC103834145 gene encoding polygalacturonase QRT3-like, with amino-acid sequence MAPNIDRVKGGTFRASNVFPGNRHLIELVPPNYGIFFEDVTFRDILFDSSFRGGGILVINSARIRITNCYFLHFTTQGVNVKGGHETYISNSFFGQHSTVGGDKKEPSFSGTGIDLSSTDNAITDVVIFSAGIGISLSGEANMVTGVHCYNKATWFGGIGIPVKSHLTRIDNCYLDYTGIVIEDPVHVHVTNALFIGDANIVLRSVHGKISGLNIVNNMFRSKSRKNFPIVKVKGNFHEIDQVVIDQNNISGMMLKSTIGKSKVYGNGTRWVVDFSHVLVFPNRINHYQHSFLVRSGQIVASAVTEVSNNVVVVETDRAVAGTISVIVHQ; translated from the exons ATGGCTCCAAATATAGATAGG GTAAAAGGTGGGACTTTCCGAGCATCGAACGTGTTTCCTGGTAACCGGCATCTTATCGAACTCGTCCCACCAAACTACGGGATCTTCTTCGAGGACGTGACTTTTCGAGACATTCTATTCGACTCAAGCTTCAGAGGAGGGGGAATTTTGGTAATCAACTCAGCTCGTATCCGTATAACCAATTGCTACTTCCTCCATTTCACAACACAGGGGGTTAACGTCAAGGGAGGCCACGAGACATACATTTCAAACTCCTTCTTCGGACAACATTCAACAGTAGGGGGAGACAAAAAAGAACCATCATTCTCCGGGACGGGAATCGATCTCTCTAGCACCGATAACGCCATTACTGATGTAGTAATCTTCTCCGCTGGGATCGGTATCTCTTTGAGTGGCGAGGCCAATATGGTCACGGGAGTGCATTGCTACAATAAGGCCACATGGTTCGGTGGAATCGGCATACCAGTGAAGTCACATTTAACGAGGATAGACAATTGTTATCTTGATTACACAGGTATAGTCATTGAAGATCCTGTTCACGTTCATGTCACAAACGCTCTCTTCATAGGAGATGCGAACATCGTGTTGAGATCGGTACACGGGAAGATCTCCGGGTTAAACATCGTCAACAACATGTTTAGGagtaaatcaagaaaaaatttcCCCATCGTGAAAGTGAAAGGAAATTTTCATGAGATTGATCAAGTTGTGATTGATCAGAACAACATATCAGGGATGATGTTGAAGTCAACGATAGGGAAGTCAAAGGTTTATGGTAATGGGACAAGATGGGTCGTTGACTTTTCACATGTCTTGGTATTCCCTAACCGGATAAACCATTACCAGCATTCGTTTTTGGTTCGGTCGGGACAGATTGTTGCGAGTGCAGTGACAGAGGTTTCTAATAATGTGGTAGTTGTAGAAACTGATAGAGCTGTAGCTGGAACTATTTCAGTAATTGTTCATCAGTAA